AGCCGGCTCGGCTTCGGTGTCACCCGCGTGGAGCCGATCCTCGATGTCTCGGGCCAACCCTATGCCTCCAGCCGCATCCGCCGTCTCTTGGGCGAAGGAAATCCGGCGGAGGCGGCTGCACTCCTCGGGCGGCCCTGGGAGATCGACGGCAGGGTGGAACCGGGCGCTCGGCTGGGCCGCACCCTCGGCTTTCCGACCGCCAACTTTCGTCTGGGCGAGACCCTCAACCCGGCCTTCGGCATCTATGCCGTGCGCGTGATGGCTCCGGCGCTGAAGCCGGACCACTGGTACGACGGCGTCGCCAATATCGGCATCAGGCCAACGGTCGCGAATGTAGGCGTCTTGGTCGAAGCGCATCTGTTCGACTTTGAGAGTGATCTCTATGGCCAGCACCTACGCATGGAGGTCATCGACTTCATCCGGCCCGAGGCGAAATTCGCCGGGCTCGAGGAGCTGACGAAGCAGATGCACGAGGATGCGGCGGCGGCTCGTGCCATCCTCGGCCATCGGCGGCCGGCCGGCCGGCAAAAGGTGGGCTCATGACCACGGACTACAAGCAGACGGTGTTCCTGCCGTCGACCGAGTTTCCCATGCGCGGCAATCTGCCCAAGCGCGAGCCCGAGCTCCTCAGGCACTGGGGCGAGATCGATCTCTGCCGGCTCCTGCGCGAGCGCTCGAAGGGCCGGCCGAAATTCGTGCTGCATGACGGTCCGCCCTACGCCAACGGCAACATCCACATCGGCACGGCGCTCAACAAGATCCTCAAGGACCTGGTGAACCGAGCCCAGCAGATGCTGGGCAAGGATGCCAACTACGTGCCGGGCTGGGACTGCCATGGCCTGCCGATCGAGTGGAAGATCGAAGAGGAATATCGCGCCAAGGGCAAGGACAAGGACGCGGTGCCGATCCTGGAGTTCCGCCAGGAATGCCGCGCCTTCGCCGTGCACTGGATCGGCGTGCAGATGGCGGAGTTCCGCCGGCTCGGCGTCGAGGGCGATTGGCAGCAGCACTACGCCACCATGGCGCATGCGGCCGAGGCGCAGATCTATCGCGAGATCGGCAAGTTCCTGCTGAATGGCGGTCTCTACCGGGGCGACCGGCCGGTCATGTGGTCGGTGGTGGAAAAGACCGCGCTGGCGGAAGCCGAGATCGAGTATCACGACCACAAATCGGCGACCGTCCATGCGCGCTTTCCGATCATCAAGGCGAGCC
Above is a window of Pseudomonadota bacterium DNA encoding:
- a CDS encoding bifunctional riboflavin kinase/FAD synthetase, which translates into the protein MQLFRHHTGLPDTAQGGVVAIGNFDGLHLGHQRLIDEAGRLARERGRPHAVMTFEPHPKQLFRPGTPPFRLTPFRTKMHVLEGLGLDVVYVLTFDRTFAQRSAENFIEEVLVQGLGACHVVVGFDFCFGHQRRGTVDMLTQAGSRLGFGVTRVEPILDVSGQPYASSRIRRLLGEGNPAEAAALLGRPWEIDGRVEPGARLGRTLGFPTANFRLGETLNPAFGIYAVRVMAPALKPDHWYDGVANIGIRPTVANVGVLVEAHLFDFESDLYGQHLRMEVIDFIRPEAKFAGLEELTKQMHEDAAAARAILGHRRPAGRQKVGS